TCTACCACTACTGCGGGGAGGTGCGCGAAGTGCGGCCCTACGAAAACGGCGACGTAAGCGGAGAAGCCCTGTTCTATTATCCCAACGGTAAGCTTCAGCGTCGCGCCACGTACCGGGCCGATAAGCTCGAAGGCCGGGCCACCAATTACTACCCCGACGGAACGGTGGAAGCCACCTACACCTTTGCTGCCGACCAGCGTCAGGGGCCGTTTGAGGTGTTTTACGCCGATAAGCAGCTGGAGCGCAAAGGCAGCTACGAGCAAAACGAGCTGCACGGCGAGTACCAGGAGTTTCATTCCAACGGGCAGCTGGCCAGCACCGGCCGCTACAACCACGGCAAGCAGGCGGGCCGCTGGCAGGTGTTTTACGCTTCGGGCAAGCCTAGCGAAGACAAAAACTTTGACCTCGCCACCGGTGAGCTGCACGGCGCTTTCAAAGACTACGACCGGGACGGCCGCCTGACCAGTGAGGTGCAGTACAACCAAGGCCGCATTGCCGGGGTTACGTTTCTGGACGGCGCCGGCCGCCAGCTCAGCCAGACTACGGTGGCCAAAAAAGGCCGGACCGCCGTGAAAGGCCTCTATCCAGATGGGTCGCTGCACTTTACGGGCAGCTACCAGGATGGCAACCTGGCCGAGGAGTGGCGCTGGTTTCGGCGCAATGGCACCCTGGCCACCGTGCGCCACTACCGCAGCGGCAAGCAGGAGGGTGTCGAGGAGTTCTACGCCGCCACCGGCCGCGTAACCCAGCGCAACCACTACCAGGACGGCCAGCTGAACGGCCTGTCTGAAACCTACTATGCCCACGGCCAGCTCCAGCGCACCGGCTACTACGCGGGCGGCGAGCAGCAAGGCACCTGGCGGCAATATTACCCCACGGGCCAGCTGAGTGAGGAATACAACTTGCAGGACGGCCGCCTCCACGGCCAGACGCGCAGCTACACCCCGGCCGGCCAACTCAGCCGGGAGCGGTGGCTGGAGTACGAGCGGGAGCTGACCGTCACCACCTTCGACTCCACCGGGCGAGTAGTGGACCGCATTCAGGTGCAGCCCACCACCAAGAGCCTGACCGTGCACTACCCCAACGGCAAGCCCCGCATCGAGAACGGCTGGCTGTGCTACGACTATCAGGGCACCGAAAAGTGGCTGCTGCCCAACGGCAAAACCGAAATAACCGTGAACCTGGACCTGGGCCAGCGCCAGGGCCCCTACCGGCGCTACGACCCGCTTACGGGCCAGCTCGTGGAAGAAGGCACCTACCGTAACGGCAAGCGCGAAGGAGAGTGGAAATACTACTACGCCACGGGCAAGCCGCTCCGCCGCGGCACCTACCGCGCCGGCAATATGGAAGGCGAGTGGCTACGGTACTTCGAGAACGGGCAGGTCGAGGCCCGGTCAGTGTATGAGAACGACGAGCTGAACGGCCCCCTGCGCCTTTACAACATGCAAGGGGAGCTGCTCCTGGAAAAGGTGTACGCCAACGGCGAGCTGCTGGGCTTCCGCAGTCCGGGCCCCGACGGGCAGGCCAGCGGCGACGTAAAGCCCCTGGGTGCCATCAACACCACGTTTGCCAACGGCAAGCCCGCTGCTTCCGAAACCTATCAGAAAGGGACGCTGAGCGGCGCCCGCACCTACTACTACAGCTCCGGCCAGGTATACCGCCGCGCCCAGAATACCCCCGACGGCCAGCTCAACGGCCAGCTCACCACCTATTACCCCACCGGCAAAGTGCAGGAGGAAGAGGCCTACCGCTTTGATGAGCTGCACGGCCGCTGCCGCTACTACCGCCCCGATGGGACCCTAGAGCGCGAAGAAACGTACCGTTGCGGCGAAAAGGCCGGCCCCACCATCTACTACAATGCCCAGGGCAAGCCCCTGCGCACCGACTACTACTGGAACACCCACGTGTATGAAACTCGCTAATCTGGGCCACTGGCTGCTGGGACTGTGGCTGGCGGCCACCACCGGGCTGGCCGCCCAGGCCCAGCAGCCCGCCCAGCAGCTGGCCCAGCTCAAGCAGCAGTACCCCACCGAAAAAGCCGTGTACCTCGACTACCGCCAGGAGGTGATGGTGGAGCTGAAGGGCGACTCGGTGCAGGTGCTGGCCCGCCACCACTACGACATGCTGCACCTGGCTGCGCAGTCGGATATGTACGCGCCCGACCAGGTGCACAGCTCCCACTTCAACCGCCTCCAGAAAATAGAGGCCCGCTCCCTGGTGCCCGCCACCAACGACTACAAGGCGCTGAAGGTGACGGAGTTTAAAGACAAGTTTGAAATTCAGCCGGGCATTTTCTTCGACGATGCGCGCGTCGTTAGCTTCTCCTACCCGGTGGTGGCGCCCGGCGTGCGCACCGTGTGCGACTACACCGTGCGCCACCCCGATGCGCGTTTTCTGAACCCGTTCTACTTCGCCAGCTACGTGCCCGTGCGCCACGCCGAGCTGGTCGTTACGGTGCCGCGCACCGTTCGCCTGAACACCAAGCAGTTTCACGTGCCGGCCGGCAAAGTAGCCTACACCCGCCAGGAAAAAGGCAGCACCGTGGTGCACCGCTGGACGGCCGACAACCTGCCCGCTACGCCCCGCGCCCCCGACGCCCCGGAGCCCAGCTACTACACGCCTCATCTGGTGTATTTCCTGGAGGAAGCCCCGGTAAACGGCCAGCCGCGCCGCCTGCTGGGCGGCGTGCCCGAGCTGTATAGCCTGTATGCCGGCTTCGTGAAAAACCTCGACCGGCAGGAGAGCCCCGCCCTGCGCCGCGTGGTGGACTCCCTGACGGCCGGGGCGCGCACCGAGCCTGAGAAGGTGGCCCGCATCTATTACTGGGTGCAGGACCACGTGCGCTACATTGCCTTTGAGAACGGCCTGCGCGGCTTTATTCCGCACGATGCGGGGCGGGTGTACGCCAGCCGCTACGGCGACTGCAAGGACATGGCCAACCTGCTCCACGAGATGCTGCGCCTGGCCGGCATCAAAGCCTACCGCACCTGGATTGGCACCCGCGACCTGCCCTACCGCTACGCCGAGCTGGCCACGCCCGGCGTCGACAACCACATGATTACCACCTACGAGCCCCGCCCCGGCCAGTACGTGTTTCTGGATGCCACCAGCAAGTACACGCCCTACGGTATGCCGTCCTCAATGATTCAGGGCAAAGACGCACTGCTGGCCCTGGACGCCGAGCACTGCAAGGTGGTGAGCGTGCCGGTGATGGAGCGCCAGCGCAACCGCACCGTCGACAGCTCGGTGGTGGTGCTCGACGGCGCCACCGGCCTGCGCGGTACCGGTCGCCTGGCCCTAACCGGCTACCCCAAAGTGCACCAGACCTACGC
This region of Hymenobacter sp. YIM 151500-1 genomic DNA includes:
- a CDS encoding DUF3857 domain-containing protein, with amino-acid sequence MKLANLGHWLLGLWLAATTGLAAQAQQPAQQLAQLKQQYPTEKAVYLDYRQEVMVELKGDSVQVLARHHYDMLHLAAQSDMYAPDQVHSSHFNRLQKIEARSLVPATNDYKALKVTEFKDKFEIQPGIFFDDARVVSFSYPVVAPGVRTVCDYTVRHPDARFLNPFYFASYVPVRHAELVVTVPRTVRLNTKQFHVPAGKVAYTRQEKGSTVVHRWTADNLPATPRAPDAPEPSYYTPHLVYFLEEAPVNGQPRRLLGGVPELYSLYAGFVKNLDRQESPALRRVVDSLTAGARTEPEKVARIYYWVQDHVRYIAFENGLRGFIPHDAGRVYASRYGDCKDMANLLHEMLRLAGIKAYRTWIGTRDLPYRYAELATPGVDNHMITTYEPRPGQYVFLDATSKYTPYGMPSSMIQGKDALLALDAEHCKVVSVPVMERQRNRTVDSSVVVLDGATGLRGTGRLALTGYPKVHQTYALDGLNKVDEAKLVKGLVERGNNKFFVDKYAVRHLDARDQPLLVDYEYRLQDYVQRLDDEVYVNLNLDQRYAADRLDPTKRTLPRTNDYHHVTRTRTEFEVPTGYEVTYLPANATGQAEVLGFSIRYERKGNKIIQEKEVYVNYLLLEPTQFGQWNTVVDKLNNAYRDALILKRK
- a CDS encoding tetratricopeptide repeat protein yields the protein MRVFTYGTLLGLWAGAAAAAYGQQQPATVPTAAQALQEGVALHDKGDYAGAIRQYLLVPSSDTGYVSVQGELALSYLLNKQYREAADASRRAIALRMHHAQPYYVLAEAEENLKHMPETFQAYTEGLKRFPYNQLLWFNQGVSHDALKQRPAALASWQRSLELDPLHPGTHYQLAWLALEQGQTARALISLLTFLAIRPDAENSRDVLVLAERIASNEMEVEEKEREKPFVPNEAFQELDLLLTSKVALRKDYTSRVKFDANLVKQAQLLVEKFPAAGPRETDLWLRAYGPMVEALRRDDNLTPFTYMILLSAEDKRPAQWVKSNKSKVERMSQAVAGALLRLRIQQPVAGQPAETRRDAWFQDGYVQGIGAGTSKDGKLETLRGPWLIIDKAGAVMEEGSFTEDGYRTGRWREHHPNGQLAKELNYGAQGLLEGRYVEYHDNGALSIEGTYKAGKVVGSVKLYHYCGEVREVRPYENGDVSGEALFYYPNGKLQRRATYRADKLEGRATNYYPDGTVEATYTFAADQRQGPFEVFYADKQLERKGSYEQNELHGEYQEFHSNGQLASTGRYNHGKQAGRWQVFYASGKPSEDKNFDLATGELHGAFKDYDRDGRLTSEVQYNQGRIAGVTFLDGAGRQLSQTTVAKKGRTAVKGLYPDGSLHFTGSYQDGNLAEEWRWFRRNGTLATVRHYRSGKQEGVEEFYAATGRVTQRNHYQDGQLNGLSETYYAHGQLQRTGYYAGGEQQGTWRQYYPTGQLSEEYNLQDGRLHGQTRSYTPAGQLSRERWLEYERELTVTTFDSTGRVVDRIQVQPTTKSLTVHYPNGKPRIENGWLCYDYQGTEKWLLPNGKTEITVNLDLGQRQGPYRRYDPLTGQLVEEGTYRNGKREGEWKYYYATGKPLRRGTYRAGNMEGEWLRYFENGQVEARSVYENDELNGPLRLYNMQGELLLEKVYANGELLGFRSPGPDGQASGDVKPLGAINTTFANGKPAASETYQKGTLSGARTYYYSSGQVYRRAQNTPDGQLNGQLTTYYPTGKVQEEEAYRFDELHGRCRYYRPDGTLEREETYRCGEKAGPTIYYNAQGKPLRTDYYWNTHVYETR